In Kordia antarctica, the following proteins share a genomic window:
- a CDS encoding heavy-metal-associated domain-containing protein yields the protein MKKILFVCALAIAIVSCKNNTTPETVIVDTKTETVNKETSKDDVAANYNKAEFKIDGMTCAIGCAKRIESKLASMEGVKSAKVDFDQKLAMVEYNEEKVDFDALTSTVATVPGDYIISDMKNVEAFAKTCAADCKMECCAKKSETKKACAADCKMACCAKKEDKKTACAEDCKKECCAKKV from the coding sequence ATGAAAAAAATACTATTCGTTTGTGCATTAGCGATCGCTATTGTAAGTTGTAAAAACAACACAACACCAGAAACTGTAATTGTTGATACAAAAACAGAAACCGTAAATAAAGAAACTAGCAAAGACGATGTTGCGGCAAACTACAACAAAGCGGAATTCAAAATTGACGGAATGACGTGTGCTATTGGTTGTGCAAAACGCATTGAAAGCAAATTAGCGTCTATGGAAGGTGTAAAATCTGCAAAGGTAGACTTCGATCAAAAATTAGCAATGGTAGAATATAACGAAGAAAAAGTTGATTTTGATGCGTTAACAAGTACTGTTGCAACAGTTCCTGGCGATTACATAATATCTGACATGAAAAATGTGGAAGCTTTTGCAAAAACATGTGCAGCTGATTGTAAAATGGAATGCTGTGCTAAGAAAAGTGAAACTAAAAAAGCATGTGCAGCCGATTGTAAAATGGCGTGTTGTGCTAAAAAAGAAGACAAGAAAACCGCTTGCGCTGAAGATTGCAAAAAAGAATGTTGTGCTAAAAAAGTATAA
- a CDS encoding DUF4199 domain-containing protein encodes MEKKSIKYGGFIALGLIAYFLLVRLLGLHENPWLRLLNGVIVAFGIYKVIKDIKAESGASFNYFDGFKAGIISGFVATLIFTFFMGIYIFHIDTEFAEKIMAMSLGSVASEPGLLLFIILIEGFSSTVILSLLFMQKFKPSWNITEKL; translated from the coding sequence ATGGAAAAGAAATCAATAAAATATGGAGGCTTCATCGCATTAGGGCTAATAGCGTACTTTTTACTCGTACGATTATTAGGATTACATGAGAATCCTTGGTTGCGTTTGCTTAATGGAGTTATTGTGGCTTTTGGTATTTACAAAGTTATCAAAGATATCAAAGCTGAAAGTGGTGCAAGTTTCAATTATTTTGACGGATTTAAAGCAGGAATTATTTCAGGATTCGTTGCAACTTTAATCTTTACCTTTTTTATGGGTATTTATATCTTCCATATAGATACAGAATTTGCTGAAAAAATAATGGCAATGAGTTTGGGTAGTGTTGCCTCAGAACCAGGACTTTTACTCTTCATTATATTGATTGAAGGATTTTCTTCCACAGTCATTTTGAGTCTACTATTTATGCAGAAATTTAAGCCAAGTTGGAATATTACCGAGAAACTGTAA
- a CDS encoding O-antigen ligase family protein yields MPKNKPEKKAASTKPQVANQLIIAQVFCLLYLLVSFVPLFNAMDYDAPEWLYISLLNVASLVFLYKHKDFFQVFALQKKAKIYMSLLIGFFAIGCLSMITAINVSESLVHLARFVNIIVGFYCLYIFIRKDPKAFFHFICKASIVIVAYYSWKAITYFLGNSSAPRTYEFMLAFQHGFSNVNIYTAYIVIQVPLLIYGFLYFKKIWKYVAGLAIVMAMLALLFAGSRTALLSLIVLLFITIVSLVYGVVRHKVAFKKEVALLFVAPILIGILVLNVNRVDRNAMNTISNVLQTKNADFYDGQNTIIRNISNAKDVMPTDTSIKIPVRESSGRLSLWNLAFNTFKENPVLGVGYGNFKAIAKKEHYLGYTNSEGSFANPRRAHSDFLEKLAETGLVGFLFYVSLFAMPFIWFLGLLKRETAFEKQFLYITVFSVAVAYTLDALLNFPLERAPIHLYFMIAVVFILAFARKQTADETVSGRKKWHLAVFGIFVFFSFASIASNYVVLQSYQLQRTMRTDLMGKTLFGDDKLRNNYESIKQQWVSYPQLSYVGTVNDVYLANYAIKSKKYEEALALLNNAKNYTKDAYLVKAFKSEIYLNVYDNLDSVKYYSENIFDGYPAFKTNYNILKRVYRAKNDTVNLFRVMNRYTKYNYRDVGEWVSKANMIYDLTKDSDRMLKVLDTGLAFNSYSKKLISAKQEVLGKLKFKSYLSNDEVKAKHQVAYDFFVKGQYEQARTVFEEILKTNPVDYLSIQNIGIIDLIQKNYEASILNLTKVINANAFGDGKAEYSRGYCHEQLGQLEKAKEDYRKSRAKEYPQAMTLPEAKYKE; encoded by the coding sequence ATGCCAAAAAATAAACCCGAAAAGAAAGCTGCTTCAACAAAGCCTCAAGTAGCCAATCAGCTTATAATTGCACAAGTTTTTTGTTTGTTATATCTGCTAGTGAGTTTTGTTCCATTGTTTAATGCTATGGATTATGACGCGCCTGAATGGTTGTATATTTCGTTGTTAAACGTGGCTTCGTTAGTTTTTTTATATAAACATAAAGACTTTTTCCAGGTATTCGCACTTCAGAAAAAAGCTAAAATTTACATGAGTCTTTTAATTGGCTTTTTTGCAATTGGTTGTTTGTCAATGATTACGGCAATTAACGTCAGCGAAAGTTTGGTGCATTTAGCACGATTTGTCAATATTATTGTCGGTTTTTATTGTCTGTATATTTTTATTCGAAAAGATCCAAAAGCCTTCTTTCACTTTATTTGTAAAGCTTCTATCGTTATTGTTGCGTATTATTCGTGGAAAGCGATTACTTATTTCTTAGGCAACTCAAGCGCGCCAAGAACATATGAATTTATGTTAGCATTTCAACATGGTTTTTCTAACGTTAACATTTACACAGCATACATTGTAATACAAGTACCATTATTAATTTATGGTTTTTTATATTTTAAAAAGATTTGGAAATATGTTGCAGGTTTAGCGATTGTAATGGCAATGTTAGCGTTGTTATTTGCAGGTTCTCGAACTGCTTTGTTGTCTTTAATTGTATTATTGTTTATCACAATTGTTTCTTTGGTATATGGTGTTGTAAGACATAAAGTAGCTTTTAAAAAAGAAGTTGCATTGTTGTTTGTAGCGCCTATTTTAATAGGAATTTTAGTATTGAATGTGAATAGAGTTGATAGAAACGCTATGAACACTATTAGCAATGTATTGCAAACTAAAAATGCGGATTTTTATGATGGTCAAAATACGATCATTAGAAATATTTCCAATGCCAAAGATGTGATGCCAACTGACACAAGCATTAAAATTCCTGTGCGAGAAAGTTCGGGACGTTTATCTTTGTGGAATTTAGCATTTAATACATTTAAAGAAAATCCTGTACTTGGCGTTGGCTACGGAAATTTTAAAGCCATTGCTAAAAAAGAACATTACTTAGGATATACGAATAGTGAAGGTTCTTTTGCCAATCCGAGACGTGCGCACAGTGACTTTTTGGAGAAACTAGCTGAAACAGGTTTGGTAGGTTTTCTATTCTATGTTTCGCTGTTTGCGATGCCGTTTATATGGTTTTTAGGCTTGCTGAAACGTGAAACAGCATTTGAAAAGCAATTTCTGTATATTACCGTTTTCTCGGTAGCAGTTGCGTATACATTGGATGCGTTGTTGAACTTTCCGTTAGAACGCGCGCCGATACATTTATACTTTATGATTGCGGTTGTTTTTATATTGGCTTTCGCCAGAAAGCAAACGGCAGACGAAACCGTTTCAGGTAGAAAAAAGTGGCATTTAGCGGTATTTGGAATATTCGTCTTTTTTAGTTTTGCCAGTATTGCTTCAAACTATGTGGTATTGCAATCGTATCAATTACAACGTACCATGCGAACTGATTTGATGGGAAAAACATTGTTTGGCGACGATAAATTGCGTAACAATTATGAAAGCATCAAACAACAATGGGTCAGTTATCCGCAGTTGAGTTATGTAGGAACGGTAAATGATGTGTATTTGGCGAATTATGCCATTAAATCAAAAAAATATGAAGAAGCTCTGGCACTATTAAACAATGCTAAAAATTATACGAAAGATGCATATTTGGTAAAAGCGTTTAAGTCAGAAATCTATTTGAATGTGTACGATAATTTAGATAGTGTAAAGTATTATTCTGAAAATATTTTTGACGGTTACCCTGCATTTAAAACAAATTATAATATTCTTAAGAGAGTATATCGCGCAAAAAATGATACTGTGAATTTGTTTCGTGTGATGAATCGGTATACAAAATATAATTATAGAGATGTTGGCGAATGGGTAAGTAAAGCGAATATGATTTATGACTTGACAAAAGACAGCGATCGAATGCTGAAAGTGTTAGACACTGGACTTGCGTTTAATTCATACAGTAAAAAACTCATCAGTGCGAAACAAGAAGTATTAGGAAAGTTAAAATTCAAATCGTATCTCAGTAATGATGAAGTGAAAGCAAAACACCAAGTCGCGTATGATTTCTTTGTAAAAGGACAATACGAACAAGCGCGGACGGTTTTTGAAGAAATTTTAAAGACGAATCCAGTAGATTATTTATCAATCCAAAATATTGGAATTATTGATTTGATACAAAAAAACTATGAAGCTTCCATTCTAAACCTAACCAAAGTTATTAACGCAAATGCTTTTGGAGATGGAAAAGCTGAGTACAGTCGCGGATATTGCCACGAACAACTTGGACAATTAGAAAAAGCAAAAGAGGATTACCGCAAGAGTAGAGCTAAAGAGTATCCGCAAGCTATGACGCTTCCTGAAGCTAAGTATAAAGAGTAG
- a CDS encoding M3 family metallopeptidase, which produces MKRISIAITCSILLFASCKDATPEKKSETSMTDNPLLTEWNTPFGVPPFDKIKSNDYLPAFKVALEENQKEIKEIIKNTEAATFQNTIEALEFSGKNLKRLQRVFYAVNGANTDDTLKASAKEITPALATHSDFINLNAKLYERIKAVYDQKDELKLSEEEMRLLEETHKRFVRSGINLKGEKQDRLREINTRLAKLGGDFGENLLDETNAFEYHTKDKKDLGNLPESLVSLAAEEAKNRGHESGWSFTLQRPSINPFLQSSPNREARKILFDGYAMRANNDNESDNKAILSEMAALRLEKANLLGYDSFASYILSDNMAETPEAVIGFMNKLWPSALAMAKTEREALAKKMKSEGVSGTFAGSDWRHYVEKVRKERYNFDEDETRPYFEVNAVRDGVFALAKELFSLSFKEMNNVPKWHKDQQVFEVLEKDGTHLGIIYMDFFARESKRGGAWMNALRSQMNVDGMVTPIVTNNFNYPAPSGDSPSLLSFTEAETLFHEFGHALHGLFSNVKYESLSGTNVPRDFVEFPSQVMENWMSEPRVLRLFAKHYKTGEVIPDSMIKKMKDANSFNGGFSTVEYMAAAYLDMAWHTKTENIPTDANAFEKEAMDKLGLIDEIIPRYRNTYFGHIFSDATGYSSGYYSYLWSEVLDADAFQAFKDTGNIFDPETAKRYRKMLSMGGSQPGMELYKGFRGSEPEIGPLLKKKGFVE; this is translated from the coding sequence ATGAAACGTATCTCAATAGCCATTACGTGTAGCATATTACTCTTTGCTTCCTGTAAAGACGCTACACCCGAAAAAAAATCAGAAACATCTATGACCGACAATCCATTATTGACCGAATGGAACACACCTTTTGGAGTACCACCATTTGATAAAATAAAAAGCAACGATTACTTGCCTGCTTTCAAAGTTGCACTTGAAGAAAATCAAAAAGAAATCAAGGAAATTATTAAAAATACGGAAGCGGCAACATTTCAAAATACGATTGAAGCGTTGGAATTTAGCGGAAAAAATCTGAAAAGATTGCAACGTGTTTTTTATGCCGTAAACGGTGCAAATACAGATGACACCTTAAAAGCTTCCGCTAAAGAAATTACGCCTGCGCTTGCTACGCATAGTGACTTTATCAACTTAAACGCAAAATTATATGAACGTATAAAAGCTGTGTACGATCAAAAAGACGAACTCAAGCTGTCTGAAGAAGAAATGCGTTTACTAGAAGAAACTCACAAGCGTTTTGTGCGTTCTGGAATCAATTTAAAAGGTGAAAAACAAGATCGCTTGCGCGAAATCAACACACGATTGGCAAAATTAGGTGGCGATTTTGGTGAAAACTTATTGGATGAAACCAACGCTTTTGAATATCACACGAAAGACAAAAAAGACTTAGGAAACTTACCAGAAAGTTTAGTTTCTTTGGCTGCAGAAGAAGCAAAAAATAGAGGTCACGAAAGTGGCTGGTCGTTTACATTGCAACGTCCAAGTATCAATCCGTTCCTACAATCGTCTCCAAACAGAGAAGCGCGTAAAATATTATTTGACGGGTATGCAATGCGCGCCAACAATGACAATGAAAGCGACAACAAAGCTATTTTAAGTGAAATGGCTGCATTGCGTTTAGAAAAGGCAAATCTCTTAGGATATGATTCGTTTGCAAGTTACATTCTTTCAGATAATATGGCAGAAACACCAGAAGCTGTAATCGGTTTTATGAATAAATTATGGCCTTCTGCATTGGCGATGGCAAAAACAGAACGCGAAGCGTTGGCTAAAAAGATGAAAAGCGAAGGTGTTTCTGGAACATTTGCAGGAAGCGATTGGAGACATTATGTTGAAAAAGTTCGGAAAGAAAGGTACAACTTTGATGAAGATGAAACACGTCCATACTTTGAAGTAAATGCGGTAAGAGATGGCGTTTTTGCGTTGGCGAAAGAATTATTTAGCTTGTCGTTTAAAGAAATGAATAACGTTCCAAAATGGCACAAAGATCAGCAAGTATTTGAAGTTTTAGAAAAAGACGGAACACACTTAGGAATCATTTACATGGATTTCTTTGCGCGCGAAAGCAAACGTGGCGGTGCTTGGATGAATGCTTTGCGTAGCCAAATGAATGTTGACGGAATGGTGACACCAATTGTGACAAATAATTTTAATTATCCTGCTCCTTCCGGAGATTCGCCATCGTTATTATCATTTACGGAAGCAGAAACCTTATTCCATGAATTTGGACATGCGCTACACGGATTATTCTCAAATGTAAAATATGAATCATTATCTGGCACAAATGTTCCGAGAGATTTTGTAGAATTTCCATCGCAAGTCATGGAAAACTGGATGAGCGAACCAAGAGTTTTACGCTTATTCGCGAAACACTATAAAACAGGCGAAGTAATTCCTGATAGCATGATTAAAAAGATGAAAGACGCCAATTCATTTAATGGTGGTTTTTCTACGGTAGAATATATGGCAGCAGCATATTTAGATATGGCTTGGCATACGAAAACAGAAAACATTCCAACAGATGCGAATGCTTTTGAAAAAGAAGCAATGGACAAGTTAGGTTTAATTGACGAAATTATTCCACGGTATAGAAATACATACTTTGGACATATCTTTTCAGATGCCACAGGATATTCTTCTGGATATTACAGTTATTTATGGTCAGAAGTATTAGATGCAGATGCTTTTCAGGCATTTAAAGACACAGGAAATATCTTTGATCCAGAAACGGCAAAACGCTACCGTAAAATGTTAAGTATGGGCGGTTCGCAACCAGGAATGGAATTGTACAAAGGATTTCGCGGTTCGGAACCAGAAATTGGGCCTTTATTAAAGAAAAAAGGATTTGTTGAATAA
- the rpmA gene encoding 50S ribosomal protein L27, translated as MAHKKGVGSSKNGRESESKRLGVKIFGGQAAIAGNIIVRQRGTTHNPGENVYMGKDHTLHAKVDGLVKFTKKANNRSYISIEPFEA; from the coding sequence ATGGCTCACAAAAAAGGAGTTGGTAGTTCGAAAAACGGTAGAGAATCAGAATCGAAACGCTTAGGTGTTAAGATTTTTGGTGGACAAGCAGCAATTGCTGGTAATATCATCGTTAGACAAAGAGGTACTACTCACAATCCAGGAGAAAATGTATACATGGGAAAAGACCATACATTACATGCAAAAGTAGACGGTCTTGTGAAATTCACAAAGAAAGCTAACAATAGATCTTATATATCAATCGAACCTTTCGAAGCATAA
- a CDS encoding M16 family metallopeptidase: MRKRLFSIASLLLVGFASQAQEVKFEEYDLDNGLHVILHQDNSAPIITTAVMYHVGAKDENPERTGFAHFFEHLLFEGTKNIERGQWFKIVSSNGGSNNANTTDDRTYYYEVFPSNNLQLGLWMESERMLHPVINQIGVDTQNEVVKEEKRLRVDNQPYGHLLEEIKKNMFKKHPYKGTTIGKMEHLDAATLDEFMAFNKKFYVPNNATLVVAGDFKTAETKKMIKDYFATIPRGKEIERNFPKEDPIMEQFRAKAYDQNIQIPMVIASYRTPSFKTRDARVLDMISSYLSSGKSSKLYKRLVDDKKMALAAQAVNISQEDYGTYAVLALPLGEVTLDALIAEMDDEIKKIQTELISEKDYQKLQNKFENNFVNSNASVQGIANSLARYNVLYGDTNLINNEIDIYRSITREEIKKVANKYLQSNQRLILEYLPAEKTQEKK, from the coding sequence ATGAGAAAAAGATTATTTTCAATAGCTTCTTTACTGCTTGTCGGATTCGCTTCCCAAGCACAAGAAGTTAAGTTTGAAGAATATGATTTAGACAATGGTCTGCATGTCATTCTTCACCAAGACAATTCTGCTCCTATAATTACTACAGCTGTTATGTACCATGTAGGCGCCAAAGATGAAAACCCAGAACGTACTGGATTTGCACATTTTTTTGAACATCTTCTTTTTGAAGGAACAAAAAATATTGAACGCGGACAATGGTTTAAAATTGTATCTTCTAATGGTGGTAGCAATAACGCAAACACTACCGATGACAGAACGTACTATTATGAAGTTTTCCCTTCAAACAATTTACAATTAGGATTATGGATGGAATCAGAGCGAATGTTACATCCTGTAATCAATCAAATTGGAGTTGATACTCAAAATGAAGTTGTTAAAGAAGAAAAAAGACTCCGTGTAGACAATCAGCCTTATGGACATCTTCTTGAGGAAATCAAGAAAAACATGTTCAAAAAACATCCTTATAAAGGTACTACTATTGGAAAAATGGAACATTTAGATGCTGCTACTTTAGATGAGTTTATGGCATTTAACAAAAAATTCTACGTTCCTAACAATGCTACATTAGTTGTTGCTGGAGATTTCAAAACTGCAGAAACGAAGAAAATGATCAAAGATTATTTTGCAACAATTCCAAGAGGAAAAGAAATTGAAAGAAACTTCCCAAAAGAAGATCCTATTATGGAGCAATTTCGTGCAAAAGCATACGATCAAAATATTCAAATTCCTATGGTAATCGCTTCATACAGAACTCCTTCTTTTAAAACAAGAGATGCTAGAGTTTTAGATATGATTTCTTCCTACTTAAGTAGTGGAAAAAGTTCGAAGCTTTACAAGCGTTTGGTTGATGATAAAAAAATGGCATTGGCTGCACAAGCGGTAAATATTAGCCAAGAAGATTACGGAACGTATGCTGTATTAGCACTTCCATTAGGTGAAGTTACATTGGATGCTTTGATTGCTGAAATGGACGATGAGATCAAAAAAATACAAACAGAATTAATTTCTGAGAAAGATTACCAAAAACTTCAAAACAAATTTGAGAACAACTTTGTAAACTCAAATGCAAGTGTGCAAGGAATTGCAAACTCTTTAGCTAGATACAATGTTTTGTACGGAGATACAAACTTAATCAATAATGAAATTGATATTTACAGATCTATCACAAGAGAAGAAATCAAAAAAGTTGCAAACAAGTATTTACAATCAAACCAACGTTTGATTTTAGAATATTTACCAGCTGAAAAAACACAAGAAAAAAAATAA
- the rplU gene encoding 50S ribosomal protein L21, translating into MYAIVEMAGQQFKVAKDQKVFVHRLASEEGEKVVFDNVLLLDDNGQVTIGAPAITGASVEAKVLRHLKGDKVIVFKKKRRKGYRVKNGHRQSLTEIVIESIGASGAKKAAPKKEEAKKEVAKPVAKKTSTAKGDDLKKIEGIGPKIASTLTEAGISTYAELAKAEPAKISEIISGVRGNHVTDTWPAQAQLAADGKWDELKKWQDELDGGKA; encoded by the coding sequence ATGTATGCAATTGTAGAGATGGCAGGGCAGCAATTTAAAGTTGCGAAAGACCAAAAAGTATTTGTTCATCGTTTGGCTTCAGAAGAAGGAGAGAAAGTTGTTTTTGACAACGTTCTTCTTTTAGATGACAACGGACAAGTTACGATTGGCGCCCCAGCTATAACTGGAGCTTCAGTAGAAGCCAAAGTTTTAAGACACCTTAAAGGTGACAAAGTAATCGTTTTCAAGAAAAAAAGACGTAAAGGATACCGTGTTAAAAACGGTCACCGTCAGTCTTTAACAGAAATTGTTATTGAAAGCATCGGAGCTTCAGGAGCTAAAAAAGCAGCTCCAAAGAAAGAAGAAGCTAAAAAAGAAGTTGCAAAACCTGTAGCTAAAAAAACATCAACAGCAAAAGGAGATGATTTAAAAAAGATTGAAGGAATTGGTCCTAAAATCGCATCAACTTTAACTGAAGCTGGAATTTCAACGTATGCTGAATTAGCAAAAGCGGAACCAGCAAAAATTTCTGAAATCATTTCAGGTGTTCGTGGAAATCACGTTACTGATACTTGGCCAGCACAAGCGCAATTAGCTGCTGATGGTAAGTGGGATGAATTAAAGAAATGGCAAGATGAATTAGATGGTGGTAAAGCATAA
- a CDS encoding DMT family transporter, whose translation MDNAKLKWVYLVILSVIWGSSFILIKHALVGLTATQVGALRIVITAIFLFSVGLKKVKLIKRSQWKWIFWTAMAGSLFPVFLFAIAQEQLDSSVASMLNSLTPLNTLVFGMLFFGVMVTKRQVLGVVIGLIGALVLVFAGAEFNPSHNYWFGAFVLFATIGYGLNVNIIKKYLNDLNALAIVTGNFVIIVIPALTILAFTGFFSDILQNEAMQTAMCYVAVLSLFGTAIAKVIYSRLVQISSPIFASSVTYTMPVVAIFWGVFFGEQLSVYQLLGGIIILAGVYLVNKRSKKSEA comes from the coding sequence ATGGACAATGCAAAATTAAAGTGGGTTTATCTCGTTATTTTATCAGTGATTTGGGGAAGTTCCTTTATTCTGATTAAACATGCTCTTGTAGGATTAACAGCAACACAAGTAGGTGCTTTGCGAATTGTAATTACAGCTATATTTTTATTTTCGGTAGGTTTGAAAAAGGTCAAATTGATTAAACGTTCACAATGGAAATGGATTTTTTGGACAGCAATGGCCGGATCATTGTTTCCTGTATTTTTATTCGCTATTGCACAAGAACAATTGGATAGTTCGGTAGCAAGCATGTTAAATTCGCTCACGCCTTTAAACACACTTGTTTTTGGGATGTTGTTTTTTGGAGTTATGGTTACAAAACGACAAGTTTTAGGTGTGGTAATTGGGTTAATTGGCGCATTGGTATTGGTTTTTGCTGGCGCAGAATTTAATCCGAGTCATAACTATTGGTTTGGCGCTTTCGTTTTGTTTGCAACCATTGGATATGGTTTGAATGTAAATATCATCAAAAAATATTTGAACGATTTAAACGCGCTTGCTATTGTGACAGGGAACTTTGTGATTATTGTAATTCCCGCACTAACCATATTGGCTTTTACAGGTTTTTTTAGTGATATATTACAGAACGAAGCTATGCAAACAGCTATGTGTTACGTAGCAGTTTTGTCATTATTTGGAACTGCCATTGCGAAAGTCATTTATAGCAGATTGGTGCAAATTTCAAGTCCAATTTTTGCTTCTTCTGTAACGTATACAATGCCTGTAGTGGCAATTTTTTGGGGAGTATTTTTTGGAGAACAATTGAGCGTTTATCAACTGCTTGGCGGTATAATTATTTTAGCAGGAGTTTATTTGGTGAATAAGCGAAGTAAGAAATCAGAAGCGTAA
- a CDS encoding M16 family metallopeptidase, whose product MKTRIFSLLVLFLASLTMQAQIDRSVQPKPGPAPKINIGKPTTFTLKNGLTVMIVENHKLPRVSATLTIDNPLVVEGKKAGLTSLVSTLLGSGSTSISKDDFNEEIDYLGASLNFGSQSAFAGSLSKYFPRIMELMADAALNPNFTQEDLDAERAKVLESLKSEKKSVTAIAGRVQSVLAYGIDHPYGEFITEKTINTVTLDDVKAFHKTYFKPNNAYLIIIGDVKTKDVKKLAKKLFKNWEAGNIVADTFSTANNPMNTEVNFIDMENAVQSELSVQNTVTLTMKDDDYFPVLVANNILGGGGEARLFNNLREDKKYTYGSYSNIGNSKRTISTFKATASVRNAVTDSAVVEILKEIKNISTELVSAEELKNVKAKYVGRFVTGIERPSTIANYALRIKTEDLPSNFYETYLERIEAVSREDVLRAAKKYFQGANLRIVVTGKGSEVIDALENLTFDGKKIPVKYFDQSGEVTKKPVFKKEIPAGVTAQTVVDNYIKVVGGKDKLMNVSTLVQEMGASFQGMDMTMVMKQKNPNLLFVDVSMAGMGSVNKQVFNGEKGYVSQMGNKQDMPAETLAEMKSRKAIFEELMYGSDSKMLLKGIEVVDGKDAYAVVIEKADGKKSTNFYDVKTGFKVKESTTQKGPGGQETTQNRVLGDYKEVSGIMMPHLMIIDAGPQKIEMIAISIKINTPLTNKDFE is encoded by the coding sequence ATGAAAACAAGAATATTTTCACTCCTTGTATTGTTTTTAGCTTCGCTAACAATGCAAGCCCAAATAGATAGATCCGTACAACCAAAACCTGGTCCAGCTCCAAAAATTAATATTGGAAAGCCTACTACGTTTACGTTGAAAAACGGATTAACAGTAATGATTGTAGAAAACCACAAATTACCTCGTGTTTCTGCAACATTGACAATTGACAATCCATTAGTTGTAGAAGGAAAAAAAGCAGGTCTTACGAGTTTAGTAAGCACCTTACTAGGAAGTGGTTCTACTTCTATTTCTAAAGACGATTTTAATGAAGAAATTGATTACTTAGGAGCTTCTTTAAATTTTGGTTCGCAAAGTGCTTTTGCAGGTTCACTTTCAAAATATTTTCCAAGAATTATGGAATTAATGGCAGATGCTGCTTTAAATCCTAATTTTACACAAGAAGATTTAGACGCTGAAAGAGCTAAAGTTTTAGAAAGCTTAAAATCTGAAAAGAAAAGTGTTACTGCTATTGCAGGAAGAGTTCAATCTGTATTAGCATATGGCATAGATCATCCTTACGGAGAATTTATCACGGAAAAAACCATCAATACTGTTACGCTTGATGATGTAAAAGCTTTTCACAAAACATACTTCAAACCAAACAATGCATATTTAATTATCATTGGAGACGTAAAAACGAAAGACGTTAAGAAATTAGCGAAGAAGCTTTTCAAAAATTGGGAAGCAGGAAACATTGTTGCTGATACTTTTAGTACTGCTAACAATCCTATGAATACAGAAGTAAACTTCATTGATATGGAAAATGCTGTGCAATCTGAATTAAGCGTTCAGAACACAGTAACTTTAACGATGAAAGATGATGATTACTTCCCTGTTTTAGTCGCTAACAACATCTTAGGTGGCGGTGGAGAAGCGCGTTTATTCAACAACTTACGTGAAGATAAAAAATACACGTATGGTTCATACTCTAACATTGGAAACAGCAAAAGAACAATTTCTACATTCAAAGCTACGGCAAGTGTTCGAAACGCGGTGACTGATAGTGCTGTTGTTGAAATATTAAAAGAAATCAAGAACATTTCTACGGAATTGGTTTCTGCTGAAGAATTAAAAAATGTAAAAGCTAAATATGTTGGAAGATTCGTAACAGGAATTGAGCGTCCTTCTACGATTGCAAATTATGCATTACGTATTAAAACTGAAGATTTACCAAGCAATTTCTACGAGACATATCTTGAAAGAATTGAAGCTGTTTCAAGAGAAGACGTATTAAGAGCTGCAAAAAAATATTTTCAAGGAGCTAACTTACGAATTGTAGTTACTGGAAAAGGTAGTGAAGTAATTGATGCTTTGGAAAACTTAACATTTGACGGAAAAAAGATTCCTGTAAAATACTTTGACCAATCTGGAGAAGTAACGAAAAAGCCTGTATTCAAAAAGGAAATTCCTGCTGGAGTTACTGCACAAACCGTAGTTGACAACTACATCAAAGTTGTTGGAGGAAAAGATAAACTAATGAATGTATCAACACTTGTTCAAGAAATGGGAGCATCTTTCCAAGGAATGGATATGACAATGGTGATGAAACAGAAAAATCCAAATTTATTATTTGTCGATGTAAGCATGGCTGGAATGGGAAGTGTAAACAAACAAGTTTTTAATGGCGAAAAAGGATATGTGTCGCAGATGGGTAATAAGCAAGACATGCCTGCTGAAACGCTTGCTGAAATGAAATCTAGAAAAGCTATTTTTGAAGAACTTATGTATGGTTCTGATAGTAAAATGCTATTGAAAGGTATTGAAGTAGTAGATGGAAAAGATGCATATGCCGTTGTTATTGAAAAAGCAGATGGTAAAAAAAGTACTAATTTCTACGATGTTAAAACTGGATTCAAAGTAAAAGAAAGTACAACTCAAAAAGGTCCTGGAGGACAAGAAACTACTCAAAATAGAGTATTAGGAGACTACAAAGAAGTAAGTGGTATTATGATGCCCCATTTAATGATTATTGATGCTGGTCCTCAAAAAATTGAAATGATAGCGATTTCTATAAAAATAAATACACCTTTAACAAATAAAGATTTCGAATAA